In Hemicordylus capensis ecotype Gifberg chromosome 8, rHemCap1.1.pri, whole genome shotgun sequence, the DNA window TCGAAGACAAGGAGCAGCTGGTGGCCCGGACggtccagatggtggagcttgccAGCGAGACGTGGCTGGTGACTGGCCGGCACCCCATCCCCGTGGTCACGGCCGCAGCCTACCTGGCTTGGCAGTCGCTGCAGCCCGTCGGCCGCCTCTCCTGCACCCTCCCCCAGTTCTGCAAGCTGGCGGGGACAGACCTGCCGCAGCCAGCCCGCCAGCGGCTGAAGGAACTGCGCGGCATCCTCCTGCGGATGAGCTCCCAGCTGGGCTGGCTGCGGCTGCTCAGGGTGGACCAGAAGACCGTGGCGAAGCACGTGGGCGACTTGCTGTGCCACCGCCGGGTGCTCCTTCGAGCCGCCTTCTGTGCGGGGGATGATGCCGGAGAGCCCGGCCTCGGGAGCTCGGCAGCCGCACCGCCGCGGGGGAGAGAAGCGGGCATGGAAGAGGCCCCCCTTGCAGGAGACGAGCAGGCCGGCGGCGATAAGCGGGCGCCTTTGCTCCCGCCCTGCGTCCTGAACCCCAAGAAGAAGCGGCGCGCTGCCGATCCGGCCCCTGAGTGCCCCCTCGTCACTGGAGACGAGCCCATTCTCGACAGCGAGATCGAACAATACCTCCGGACCCCAGAAGAGAAGGAGCTCTTCAGCAAGGCCCAGGCCTGTCTCGGCACCGCCGCTCCAGGGAACTCTGAGGCAGGCAGCTAATCCAGCAGGGACTTGGTCCCTCCACCCCGATGTCCGTGGCTGGTGTGCTGCGGAAAGCCACCCAGGATAGACATGTGCAAGTTGTGCAACTTGTGTGACCTGCACCAATGATGTGACACAAGGGGAAGCCCTCTTGTGTTAACGGCCTTTGCACAGTTTTTGTATTTGTGAAATTTAAACAGCTGGCTTGCAGGCAGTGTTTGCTGGACTGGCATAtccttgcatggtatgtcagcccgTTTCTATCCTCATACTGGGAGGTCTACTTTTATCCGAGCCTGGGGGTTGAAGCGGCATCCAACTTAATGCAGGGATTCCCGCACTGTGGCCCTCCAgaagatgctgaactacaactcccattatctccagccagatcattgtggcaggggatgatgggagttgtagttcagcaatatttgGAGGACCACCGgtcagggaattccagatgttgttgactacaactcccataattcccagcaaaaggccattgcagctggggtgctgggagttgaCCACAACATCTAGAATTATTTGTTTGAAGGAATGCTGCATGGAAGCCTTTGCTCTAGATTTGCTGTTTTTAAAGCTACTGTCTGGCTCAGTCCTAATGGAGGTGAACTTCTGTATGAAGTTTCgttcaatcatctttattacggtcatagaccagcataaagtatagcAGATGATTACACATTGTATAGTACATAACGATACATTAGAAGGcataaggaaacattaaaaagcatttaaaaggcATATAAGACATAAAAGGGATAGAAGGCACAAAAAGGCATAATTGCGTAAAAGCCTCTCCCTTTTTAATGCCTTTTAatgtcttgtatgcctttttatgcttttaaattctttttaatgttttttcatGCCTTCTAATGTCTCGTTAGGTACTATCCTCTACAACATGTAATCATCCCTTATGCTTCCTGCTGGTCTATGATTGTAAtacaaatgattgattgattggattggatgaAGTGCCTCTTATTACATTTGCAGTGCTGATGGGGAGAATGACTTTGGAAAAAGCTTGGGTTTTGTTCTTATGATAGTAGGGGTTAATACTCCCCCTTCGTTAAAAGGGCTTTTGATTTCTTCCTGTTGGCACCGACTATATCCTACGAGTCGTCGGGTACCGGAAAGGTGTGGCAGTCCCAGTGTAAAGGCTCCTTCCCACTCCGCTGTAGAAATTCCTAACTGCAAGTGAGCGGACTCCCTCTGGACTGATGACCAGTGAGGCGGAGGTGAAAGCAAATGGCTCactcccactgctgcttccttgcaatttcctCCAAGCCTGGACATTCCACTTAGTGACTATGACTTGATGAACGTGTCCTATCCCCTTTTCAAGGCTGGATAGTGCTGGGTGCCCTGCTCACCAGAGGATTTTTAGATGTCTGCACATCAGTTGGCCTGCACACAATTTCCCTTTGGTTCTCACCAGTGATGAGGGACAGTGTTCCCCTTAACAgggtagttgactacaactcccagaatccccaagcaaaagccattgcagctgggcattctgAGAGTTGTCGTCacccacatctgggaatccctgttaatggGAACACTGGTCCAGGAGTGTTTCTGTGTCTTTGAGATGGCAGCAGCTTGTTAAATCCCCATAGGCCCTAGACTTTTGCTTCTTCCCCTTAAAGTTTTGTTTAACTTCAGCAACAGGGGGAGAGCCAGAGAGGAGATATAGCTTGATAAAAAATACAGGCTGATGGCAGCAAGCCTTCTGCTGTGCTGTTTTGCTCGGAATACTTCCAGGCTTATAGATATACACATCTTCATGAAGCCTGCCTTGGACATGTTTACACAGAACCTGTTCTGtgggtaccagtgttccctctaacagggattcccagctgttgttgactacaattcccataatcaccaagcaaaggccactgcagctggggattctgggggttgtagttgacaacatctgggaatccctgttagagggaacactggtcggAACCTTCTGGCGTCATCAGGGACCTCTTTGTTAACCCTTGTGTTGGGTTTGTTGGCTTCTGTAGATTGCATCAACAGCATGAGATAGGTGGCGAATTAAACTGTGAACACTCTGATAAATGGGGCTGTTTTAATTCCGTCTGCTGAGTATCCCTGTTTCGCCTGGTGAAACAGGGACGCTCAGTCTAACTTGTCTGGTtgctggtgttctgatggacttGTAAATGAATGAGCTGATGTTTAAACTCTGGCCGAGGTGTTGCAGCTAGATCCAATAACAGCACGACACTTTGAACAGATGCTGTCTGTGTTTTCAGTTGGCGCCTTAGAGGAGTGAGAAAGCAATACCTAACTGGTCGGATGTTGCAAATCTCTTTAATATATTAAACAAGAAACATCTGCTAGAAATGGTTCATttatatgcaaaaacaaaacaaaaacacttttaaaaaaatgctttcttTGGCACAGTTGTTGCTCCAAAAAGCTCCGTTTGATATGTCACTAGCTTGTAATGTAAACAGACAACAAAAAGAAGGGTAATAATACAAAGCTTTTCCCAATAATACTGTTTCAGTGTAGCAGGCATACATAACAAGTTCAGCATCACCAATAGCATGTGGGTTGCAGTAATGACATATAAATGGTTTAGGCTCTATTAAATACAAAACATATAAATCGAGAAGGCATTTTCATAGAAAGGGAAAAGGAGACCGCTAGACAGAGGGAAGCATGTATAAATCTATAAAAGAGGGAGTTTTGGAAGATTAAtgggttggggagggggattAAGTGCTTTATAGCCACCTAaaggctcagcggggaaatgcttgactaaccagcagaaggttgccagtttgaatccctgctggtactatatcaggcagcagtgatataggaagatgccgaaaagcatcctctcatactgtgcaggaggaggctaCCTCTTTGAGTTTCTGGCCCCCGGCAGTGCACAACAGGCAAAGCAATCCCCTCATGTTCTCAGAGGTAGCTTTTGTGTGGACAAGGAAGCTACAAATGGCTCTTGTCTGTATGGGGAGGCATTAGCATTGTGCCAAGTGTAAAGGACTTCTTTCTGCGCCTCTCTAAAATAAACCTGGCACGCTTGATTTCGAGTGAGGCCATATACgcagggctctcaaacttgggtccccagatgatgttcgactacaactcccattatccccaccaGAAGCAAGGAAGCCGGATACGGCAAGGTTTTTTTCAGTCTCTGTGGACTACATAGACATTTGTTTCTCATTTACAGTACCCGTGCATGCGTCCTCCTTCAAGACAGGACTTCTGTTGGGGGCGATCTCATTCTCTACCAGTCAAATGGTGTTTGTTCCAGAGAAAaatttgggtagaagtgattttgtggaagtaaggtaggcggaaaacctgggtagcttttcctcctacctggtttccacaccatcacttcaacccaggttttccgcttaccttgcttccactcaaccaaaaattgggagtacatgCAGCTCCCATACCCAGGTACAgcccagtttttgactgtgtgaatgatcttGATGTTTTGTATAGAAGCAAGCTACACTCAGAAAAGACTCTTGCAGAAAAGGCACTTTTAACATAGGATGTGCCACTGAGGAGAAGTAAGTCCAGCTCAGAGAGGTTGTTTCGAACACACATATAGCATTTGTCTGAGCCACTTGTACCTGCTGCTCTGGATCTGAGCAATTTTCACTATGGCTTCTTAAGAACAAAAATGACTTGGGTAGTTCTGTAACCCATCGGGCTAAATATTTCTGACTCAGAGGTGGCAAAAGTAGTTGCCTTTGCGGGAGGGGGAGGATACCTTGCTGTGTGGCTTCAGATCTTGAGGCTGGACGGATGCATGGAACTCATGGTAGCTGCTTCATAATGCTAAAGGGCCTGGGCTCGATCCctagcctctccaggtagggctgggagagattcctgcctgaaatgttggaagctgctgcctgtcagtgtagcagaggattatgggaattgaagttcagccacatctggagtaccacaggttgggaagtcGGCCCAAACTGCTTGTTGGCATTCCAacagcatctagggacccaacatgGAAGAACCCTGGCCTAGTGCAACAGCCTTCCACTTCATCAGGCTGTGGGTCAGTGTtcgggatgcccagatgttgccgacgacaactcccagcatcaccggctgcaatggcctttggctggagatgacTGGAGTTCTGTTTCAACAGTCTCTGAAACTATATTGCAGAGAACAATGCCCACTGGGTGAAGACTGATGCCTAGGGCAATGGTCCCCAGTTGCTGTTCGACTacagccaggggcggagccaccatggggcgaacaggttcaaagatgCCGGGCCGCCGCACCTCAGGGGCCACTCCTTGTGGCTCCAAACGcgcccccaaatcaccccccgcgtctgatgcgggtgggggcggggctaaactccctgtgtctgacagatgcagggggcggggctgggggagGCCGCGGCGGAGCAGCACCCaagccgccgctggcctccctgcGCACCTGACTACAGCTTCtaccatcccagccacaatagtctTCATCTGTTGTTCAATGGCTCGAACAGATTGGCAGAACATCCAAAACATACATgtgaaacaaataaaaataaaagggaatGTCCCAAAGGCACTTAAAAAGAATATTTATCACGTACCCAAGGTATCCTGAACACCATGTTGTGAGCCTCTGAGGATGAGTTCTCAGTCGGTTCTAAAGCAGTTGCATGGAAATCTAGTTTTAGTCCTCTTTCAGCTGCTAAATCGGGGTTTCCAGCAGGGGGTATTAGTATCCCTGAGGGGGACCTGAAGCCCTCCTGCCTCCACACACTGCAGCCGCTCTAgctgttccccatctgaggatcgctGGCTTGAAGCTGAGTCcgacagaaggggagggaggagggtgaaggccCTCCTCTGCTTCCGATTGGAGGACTACACgctgaagctcagcatgcccctcccctcagcctgactgacaggcttcggGAAATTAGCACTAAGCACACTCATTGGCATGACTAGGAAAAGcaaacttgttccattaatttcaacgaGACTCCTTATGTGAGTagcttagtgtggatgtgagccagggACTGAAGTTGACTCCCTAGTTGGAACACTTAAGATgatgtttttatgtatgtatgcgcACACATACAtaagtagcaggcatgaattattccctttgctaagcaggatccaccctggtttgcattttaatgggagactacctgcgtgagcactgtaagatattccccttaggcagggctgctcaactttggcccttctgcagatgttggcctacaactcccgtaaccccttgctattggccactgtggctggggattatgggagttgtagtccaaaaatagctgtgggggcctaagttgagcaggcctgcccttgagggatggggccactctggggagagcatctgcagtcagaaggttccaagttccctccttggcagcatctccagatagggctgagagtgacgcctgcaaccttggagaagccactgccagtctgtgtagacagtactgagctagatggaccaatggtttgacttgggatagggcagcttcctatggttctaTGTTCCACACACATACTTAACTATGGTGGTAATGAGATGAGatactccagtcactggtttacacccagattaagttactcatatgCAGTCttatttaaatcaatgggacaagtttacttatcCTATTGATATCAGTGGGATTACTCATGTGCCCAGACACAGCTCACATTTGTGAGAACTAGGTAAGTGGGACAGAGGAAATAAGGAGTCTGCACACCATGGACACGATTCCTCTGTCTTACCACCATTAATTCTCTTAAAAACCACCACCCacctctccagggcgctttccagattaaaccctacgcCAGAGtgactacggatctgctaagtgtgcttccgtacttcctgtgttgtgacaccacagcccCTGCACAGAGAGCaaggtaccgttcacatttctgatgctttATTTCAGATTGTATCTTTGTGTTCTAGTGCTATgacgttgcaagtccattgcagaaaaatagctgtattttcccgttgtagagtttgagattctggggatcgttttgaatatgatcctgccaagtcgaagcattttacccctgttgtagcatgtaatctggaacgCACCCAGCTGCGTTGAAACAATCTCAGCATGCATCAATTTGGTTCACGGACTCGAAGACAGGTGTGAATGGGCCCTGAGCCAATTCCCCACCCTGTGCTGGGGTGGGAAAGTCTTGCTCCCTTATACCCACGGATTGCTTCGTGTCAAGAGCAGGCACTTTAGTTGGCTAGTGTCTGGCCTATACATATGGCCTATACACTACAATAGTAGAGATTTCAGCTTACAGACCTGGCCCTCCGCTGTGTGTCATACAAAGCGTCTAGGATCCAAGTGACATGCAGAAAGGATTAAGATAGATTGCAATACCCCCAGGATGCTCCATGATTGTCCTTCACCTTATAACCTTGGCGTTTCAGGGTCCTCTGCCGCTTCTGGGGTGAGGGGAAGGTTCCCTGGGCAAACCTGGCGGTGCCTCGAATGTGGGGGACCCGGTGAGTGCTTCCTAAGCCCACCGGCAAGTCCCCTCCCCACTCTTTGCACCAGGCAAACCTTCCCCTTTGCAGCAGGCGGGCTAGCTTCTGCCAGTGCCACCCAAGCCCGTTTAGTGCATAAGAACTACCTCCGCAAGCTCGCCTTGCAGGCCCCGCTGACGAGATCCCTGCAGCGTCTGGACCGCATGGAGATCTTTCCCACGTCCTACACCGTGGTCTCGCTCTTCCAGAGCCCGGTTTTCATGCTGGCCGCGCTGTCAGCGCCAGAGAGGTTCATGTCGTACTTGCTGCCCTTCAGGGCCCCGTTCTGATTGGCTGCGTTGAGGGGGAACGATCGCCTCTTACTCTCTTTTTCCagggtggcagcggcggcggtgGCGTTGGCCTGGTGCTTGAGGTTGTCCCTGCTGGCACTCCTCCGCTGGGCACTGCCAAAGTCTgccccctggtggtggtggtggcggctgctgccgccaccgtcGCTCAGGTCGGACTGGGTCAGCGGCGACTCCAAGCTCGGGAGCGCCGCCTGGCGCTGATTGTTCAGGGGGCTGTTCCGGCTGCTCTGGTAACTCTCCGAGTGGCTGTTGTGGAGGCTGCCGCTCTCGCTGGTGGGGTGCTCCGAGGAGGGGCCCCGGGCTGCCTTCAGGCGCTGCTGGTGCTTCCCTTCCCGGTACTGCTTAGTCCTGCTTTTGTGGTGCCGGCTGCGCCCGTGCAGGTTGTTGGCGTACCTGGCGGGGTGGGCGTTCTTGCCGCCGGAAGGCTCCGCCTCCTCGGAGCCGGCGGGCGGCAGGGGGTGGCCCTCGGCCTGGCCGAGGGCGACCTGCAGATTGGTGAGCTTGCAGGGACTGGGGGCAGAGTTGGTGCTGCTGGGGGAGGGCGAGGACTTGGCAGAGGGCGCCGCCTCCGGGCTGCCGCCGATGAAGACCTGCGAGCCGTCCTCCGCCCTGGTCCCCGGCTGCCCGTAGGCCTGCATGGGCAGAGCATGCCGGTAGGAGGGGCAGCAGGCAAACCAGGAGCTGCGCACGTCCCCGCGCCGGACGCAGTGGTGCGCGAAGACAAAGAGGCCCAGGAGCAGGGCGGTGACTCCGTAGAGGCAGCTGAACAGGACCTTCAGGAGAGACCAGTGCTGGGACACGGCCAGGGCCCCAAAGGCCCACAGAGTGACGGACAGGAAGTGGGTGATCACCAGCGCCCAGAACTGCACCCCCAGGGAGTAGACGCCATCCGCCTCGACGCCGTGTGGGCTGGAGTGGAGGGTGACGGAGATGGACCCGGAGTCGGTCAGgaagttgctgctgccgccaccgccgccgccacccaggcgctgtggggcttccaggggctcgGGCGCTGCTTTGGCGTTCTTGGCTTGGCGCTGCAAGCTGATGCCGGCACAGAGGAAGTAGATCCAGGTGAGGAGCACAATGAAGGCCGCGGGGACGTAGAAGGCCCCGATGCTTGGCCTGCAGGCCAGCCAGCAGctaggcggggggagagagaaagttcaGCAAAGCTAGTAGTGGCCACTCGGTGGTGTGGCAACCTCTGGATCAGAGGCAGGCAACCTGGGCGCTCcggctgtggttgaactacaacgcccatcacccccagccacaattgtagtacaaccacagctggagagcccaggtttCCTCGCCCGGATCTGGGGAATAATTTATCCTGCCTTGAAAATGCCCTCCCTGTGATTGGATGCCTTGCAAAAGGGGAGAGTGGCTCACACCTTGATTCTTGGAACGCAGTGGGATAAACTGAGAGCGTGgctagtggctagagtgctggactagttcaaatccccacgtacaccgctctggactccttggaggaagagcgggatataaatgcaatcaatcaatcaaccaaccaaccaaccaaccaacaaacttCCACATCACATTAAGCCAGGGATGCCCAACTCTGGCCCTTCGGCTGCTGTTCAAcgacaacacccatcatccctgactattggccactatggctggagatgatgggaattgtagttccacaacagccagagggctgaaagttgtgcagccctgcagtaAGCCATTTGGTGCTTCTTGCACCAAGAAGTAACTTGGTGCTTCGGGAACGGCTAAAAGGGCCAGATGTTGTAAGTTCTACAGGGGATGAACAAGCCAAGattaatgcttaaaaaaaaaaaattgccggGAAAGATGGAATACAAACCATGTCAATACATCGTTAGTACCCTGTGGTTGCATCTGTGGCTCCCAGGACCCTGAGGCAGGCCCATGCTTCAAGAAATGCTTGCTGCTGACATGGGTAATGTGGTTATGGGCATCTTCATGACAGTCAATGGTCTACACACGAGATGATGATCAACGGCAGCCTTGCATCCGTTGACTGTCCCTGCTCTCATGCAGATAGGACCTTGCATGGCTTTGCTTGCTGCCAATAGCATCCAAGTtgatgtcgggggcaaagggcaATTGGCTTCCTTTCCGAATCTGCCCTGCCCAACCCCTGTCATGCTGACTTTCCTACTCCCCTTGCCctacttctagggatgtgtgagccggctcgaggttgagccagctCACCCGCGAACTGGCCCACCAGGCCAGTCTGGGGCCAGTTTGGAGTTTTTTTCGGGGGGAAATGGCTAACCGCCATtgcggggctgggggaggggtgcGAACGTGGCGGGTCTCCTgaagtctcccctccccctggcctCTCCCCCAGTCTGAAATGGCCGGTttcaggccattttcagcccgTTCCAGGCTTCTGTGTGCTGGtggaagccattttggaggccaccgcacatgcacactggccatctgtgacccagccacgcaaatggccagtgcgcatgtgcagcagccttcaaaatggccactgccagtgcacagaggcccagaacGGCCCAGAAATGacctgaaatgggctgttttagACGGGGGAGGTGAGGCATTGGGAGACACCCCCATGGCTGTGACAGTACCCCGAAAGCTCCACAATGGAGGCAAGTCTGTCATTTCTCCGAacgcaaatttatttattttttgtttcccctctccaagagctggtcttgtggtagcacacatgaattgccccctttgctaagcagggtcccccctggttttCATGtgcatgggagaccacatgtgagcactgggaagagcatctaggttccaaagcCCCTCCCTGACATTTTCAAGATATTTTTATGggttttaatgggagactacatgtgtgagcactgtcagatattccccttaggcagggctgctcaactctggcccttctgcagatgttggcctacaactcccataacccctggctatctgccgctgtgactggggattatgggagttgtagtccaaaaatagctgaggtggaggggggtaagttgagcaggcctgcccttaCAGGGTGGGGCCATGTTGGGAAAtgcatctgcattcagaaggttccaagttccctccctggcatctccagatacggctgagagggactcctatCTGTAACTTTGGAgtaggcactgccagtctgtgtagacaagctggatctactgagctagatggaccaagggtctgacttggtatacggcagctgcctatgtaCCTCCTGTGTACACATGTTCCCATGTGTCCTAGCTGCTGCTAACACTGACTCCCAAGCAGG includes these proteins:
- the BRF2 gene encoding transcription factor IIIB 50 kDa subunit isoform X1; this encodes MGTSSPRRNEDRLASSIVLNCHFLSSWQAAAMSGRRKCPDCGSLEIVEDSHYAQVQLVCVDCGCVLSEGLLTTTFADEERLQAVAFSQSTGQDEQQSYCVQRGIRRVRDLCKVLRLPSLFEDTAISYYQQAIKCPCFSLVSLAKKEILVGCCVFATCRQHNWPLTMGTVCLLLYADKGLFARTYLRFLKELALDVPALSLIDLVKTHLNSFKLYQSSASVPDKFVEDKEQLVARTVQMVELASETWLVTGRHPIPVVTAAAYLAWQSLQPVGRLSCTLPQFCKLAGTDLPQPARQRLKELRGILLRMSSQLGWLRLLRVDQKTVAKHVGDLLCHRRVLLRAAFCAGDDAGEPGLGSSAAAPPRGREAGMEEAPLAGDEQAGGDKRAPLLPPCVLNPKKKRRAADPAPECPLVTGDEPILDSEIEQYLRTPEEKELFSKAQACLGTAAPGNSEAGS
- the BRF2 gene encoding transcription factor IIIB 50 kDa subunit isoform X2, with product MAAVAFSQSTGQDEQQSYCVQRGIRRVRDLCKVLRLPSLFEDTAISYYQQAIKCPCFSLVSLAKKEILVGCCVFATCRQHNWPLTMGTVCLLLYADKGLFARTYLRFLKELALDVPALSLIDLVKTHLNSFKLYQSSASVPDKFVEDKEQLVARTVQMVELASETWLVTGRHPIPVVTAAAYLAWQSLQPVGRLSCTLPQFCKLAGTDLPQPARQRLKELRGILLRMSSQLGWLRLLRVDQKTVAKHVGDLLCHRRVLLRAAFCAGDDAGEPGLGSSAAAPPRGREAGMEEAPLAGDEQAGGDKRAPLLPPCVLNPKKKRRAADPAPECPLVTGDEPILDSEIEQYLRTPEEKELFSKAQACLGTAAPGNSEAGS